In the genome of Raphanus sativus cultivar WK10039 chromosome 4, ASM80110v3, whole genome shotgun sequence, one region contains:
- the LOC108854718 gene encoding uncharacterized protein LOC108854718 has translation MASGSLKSLVTSAVTVGVTEARARIFGHMLNPSGQRSPHKILRKKLFGDKVAEWYPYDIKNEDPNVLAREEKERLSKLEMLKRRDKGPPKKGHGRRAAKRNK, from the exons ATGGCTAGTGGTAGCCTGAAAAGCCTTGTAACTTCAGCAGTCACTGTTGGTGTGACCGAAGCTAGAGCAAGGATTTTCGGACATATGCTTAACCCATCAGGGCAGAGGTCTCCTCATAAGATCTTAAGGAAGAAGCTTTTTGGTGATAAGGTTGCCGAGTGGTATCCATACGACATTAAGAACGAGGATCCCAATGTCTTGGCTAGAGAAGAAAAAGA GCGCTTATCGAAGCTTGAGATGTTGAAGCGTCGTGATAAAGGACCACCAAAGAAGGGTCATGGAAGACGTGCTGCGAAGCGTAACAAGTAG